The Lysobacter gummosus genome includes a region encoding these proteins:
- a CDS encoding reprolysin-like metallopeptidase: MLKLTLLVAAIAASGPAVAATPSLFETMGPAKAITANTKTAGRELPVKLNPNALEHAITENGLWIQLPDNKRIFARTVRHQFLGDGNLLWVGKVMLKKNERTVVITMGRDAVFGSLVAGDGSPLKLETRKGATYLVVPDPKFDAMNQPGLKHAPDYIEAETLIPTKADMDRTRLALAKASVPVVDVFIGYTPGLVTRYGSQAAAVTRLNFLVSTTNQAFADSQVDATLRLVGTTLVNYSDTATNSAALSALGDKSGTGPLQVLRDARRTSGADMLTIVRPFLTPEHGNCGLATVNGSNLGAYTTAAASGANAAISDGKDDNSGYFCQDTTFAHELGHNWGLVHDSSNSSTPGPFPYTYGWRRTLPEGSFYTLMAYGADGQSLAPYYSNPDIYLCSGQPCGDAGTADQARALRQILPIASAFNQPLDPLIDINGDGSADVVYQNDGSLTYMLYESGSARGAGQQTMGTGYTLRAAGDFNGDHRTDLVWTSSARIPQIWITQPDGSFQLTAKAYTSYDVVGAADMSGDGKGDILFIKPSENKLRYWVMNGASTSTTKSFDITPGYTIVSARDFNGDGLADLMWSNAEHKLEFWQNNGNNTFTITASALQYDQNLRIVGSGDFNNDGKADLAFFNDGALLLSPTTVWLMDGGNRIGTQSVDGPVLSLLHDPIAVDRYSGGTASVMWSSGLRDLWLSRNDGTGENFSTTSILAYPASSPGSYYRNYPAGWTLFSGAPIAP, encoded by the coding sequence ATGTTAAAGCTCACATTGCTGGTCGCGGCCATCGCCGCAAGCGGCCCGGCGGTCGCCGCTACACCGTCGCTGTTCGAAACCATGGGGCCGGCCAAGGCCATCACAGCCAACACAAAGACCGCTGGCAGAGAACTTCCAGTCAAGCTCAACCCCAACGCGCTTGAGCATGCGATCACCGAGAACGGCCTGTGGATCCAGCTTCCCGACAACAAACGCATTTTCGCCAGAACGGTTCGTCACCAGTTCCTGGGCGACGGCAACCTATTGTGGGTCGGCAAGGTGATGTTGAAGAAAAATGAGCGCACCGTCGTCATCACCATGGGCCGCGATGCCGTGTTCGGTTCGCTCGTCGCCGGGGACGGGTCGCCGTTGAAACTGGAAACCCGCAAGGGCGCCACTTACCTGGTCGTGCCGGATCCGAAGTTCGATGCGATGAATCAGCCGGGCCTCAAGCACGCGCCCGACTACATCGAAGCAGAAACGCTGATTCCGACCAAGGCCGACATGGATCGCACCCGTCTGGCGCTGGCCAAGGCCAGCGTGCCGGTCGTGGATGTGTTCATCGGCTATACGCCCGGCCTGGTGACGCGATACGGCTCGCAGGCCGCAGCCGTCACCCGCCTGAACTTCCTGGTGTCAACCACCAATCAAGCCTTCGCCGACAGCCAGGTCGATGCGACGCTGCGCCTGGTGGGCACCACGCTGGTGAACTACTCCGACACGGCGACCAACTCGGCCGCGCTCAGCGCGCTCGGCGACAAGAGCGGCACCGGCCCGCTGCAGGTTCTTCGCGACGCGCGCCGAACCAGCGGCGCGGACATGCTGACCATCGTGCGCCCGTTCCTGACGCCCGAACACGGCAACTGCGGACTGGCGACGGTGAACGGCAGCAATCTGGGCGCGTACACCACCGCGGCCGCCTCGGGCGCCAATGCCGCGATCAGCGACGGCAAGGACGACAATAGCGGCTATTTCTGCCAAGACACGACCTTCGCGCATGAGCTCGGCCACAACTGGGGCCTCGTCCACGACTCGTCGAACAGCAGCACCCCGGGGCCGTTTCCGTATACCTACGGTTGGCGGCGGACGCTTCCGGAAGGCAGCTTCTACACACTGATGGCCTACGGTGCCGATGGCCAATCCCTGGCTCCGTATTACTCAAATCCGGATATTTACCTGTGCAGCGGCCAGCCCTGCGGCGATGCGGGAACGGCCGATCAGGCACGGGCGCTCCGGCAGATCCTGCCGATCGCGTCCGCATTCAACCAGCCGCTCGACCCACTCATCGATATCAACGGCGACGGCAGCGCGGACGTTGTCTATCAAAACGACGGCAGCTTGACCTATATGCTTTATGAGAGCGGCAGCGCCCGCGGGGCGGGCCAGCAAACCATGGGCACCGGTTATACGCTCAGGGCCGCGGGCGACTTCAACGGCGACCATCGCACCGACCTGGTCTGGACCAGCAGCGCTCGCATACCGCAGATCTGGATCACTCAACCCGACGGCAGCTTCCAGCTCACCGCCAAGGCATACACGTCCTACGACGTAGTCGGCGCGGCCGACATGAGCGGCGACGGCAAGGGCGACATACTTTTCATCAAGCCCTCGGAGAACAAGCTGCGCTACTGGGTCATGAACGGCGCCTCGACATCAACCACGAAATCCTTCGACATCACGCCGGGATACACCATCGTATCGGCGCGTGATTTCAACGGCGATGGGCTGGCGGACCTCATGTGGTCCAATGCCGAGCACAAGCTCGAGTTCTGGCAGAACAACGGCAACAACACGTTCACCATCACCGCCAGCGCGCTCCAGTACGACCAGAACCTGCGCATCGTCGGCAGCGGCGATTTCAACAACGACGGCAAGGCCGATCTGGCGTTCTTCAACGACGGCGCGCTGCTTCTGTCTCCCACCACCGTGTGGCTGATGGACGGCGGCAATCGCATCGGCACGCAGTCGGTGGACGGCCCTGTGCTTTCGCTGCTGCACGACCCCATTGCCGTGGACCGCTACAGCGGCGGCACCGCCAGTGTCATGTGGAGCAGCGGCCTGCGAGATCTCTGGCTGTCGCGCAACGACGGCACCGGTGAAAACTTCTCGACTACCAGCATCCTCGCGTATCCGGCCAGCAGTCCCGGCTCGTATTACCGCAACTATCCGGCGGGCTGGACCCTGTTCTCCGGCGCTCCGATCGCACCGTAG
- a CDS encoding Calx-beta domain-containing protein translates to MLVALACVPAVSSAQVQRTFVNLGFEQPALTGNNCYLIISAGVVPGWDTNHPANTVSGSCALAGSPVGSPIAGPIEVWRGPNYLSVPPRSGSQHAELNAYVASRLSQTICLTNNERVDWRLSHRGRNSATVPEVMNFNVDSTANTVAVLSSTTTGTGAPVSCPSDGTVTSHSCTSAAGGNGWTDYSGSFTWTGTTGNHNFGFQAIGGGATGNLLDDIQVTLRPYLEFDPNASASREGSATPTLPQVRIRGTVPAGGITVLVDITGGTATAGSDYTTGASANVTIPAGVYDDQRFPIPINIVDDSVIEDNETVTFQVRSNPTQYSLASTSGCGTAPSAAGTLTILDNDVDLQVTKALAGGANPTPPAGGATQFTVTYRNNTARTSVADTTSHDVTATVLDPAPAGLSFGNWSCQGGNGGACNASGGSGPINTTALLPAGSGGAAGGFVTYTINATVDAQRCAAMTNSASAAVTGALAEGATAQSGFVTPVPAGMANNSANALVDPACVALSMVKSELGDLDAYTPGTTSTYTLHACNAAGSDPADGATIGDSLPPGVSLASAWTCSGSGGGTCPASGGAAGGTSVSVAGVVLPAGACVDVSIPVRFSSDPSDYVP, encoded by the coding sequence ATGTTGGTGGCGCTGGCCTGCGTGCCGGCGGTTTCATCTGCGCAGGTGCAGCGTACGTTCGTCAATCTTGGATTCGAGCAGCCAGCGCTTACGGGGAACAACTGCTATCTGATCATTTCCGCCGGCGTGGTTCCTGGGTGGGACACCAATCATCCCGCCAATACCGTGAGCGGGTCGTGCGCCTTGGCCGGATCGCCCGTGGGCTCGCCGATCGCCGGGCCGATCGAGGTCTGGCGTGGTCCCAACTATCTGTCGGTGCCGCCGCGCTCGGGTAGCCAACACGCCGAACTCAATGCCTATGTCGCGTCCCGGTTGTCGCAAACCATTTGCCTTACCAACAATGAGCGAGTGGACTGGCGCTTGAGTCATCGCGGCCGTAACAGCGCCACGGTCCCGGAGGTGATGAACTTCAATGTCGACAGCACCGCCAACACGGTGGCCGTGCTGTCGAGCACCACTACCGGCACCGGCGCGCCCGTGTCGTGCCCCAGCGACGGTACGGTCACCAGTCACAGCTGTACCTCAGCTGCGGGCGGCAACGGTTGGACGGACTACAGCGGAAGCTTCACCTGGACCGGCACCACCGGAAATCACAATTTCGGCTTCCAGGCGATCGGCGGCGGCGCCACGGGCAATCTGCTCGACGACATACAGGTGACGCTCCGCCCTTACCTCGAGTTCGATCCGAACGCTTCCGCAAGCCGGGAGGGGTCCGCTACGCCGACCTTGCCGCAGGTCCGGATACGCGGCACGGTGCCGGCCGGGGGCATCACGGTCCTGGTGGACATTACCGGCGGCACCGCCACTGCGGGCAGCGACTACACGACCGGCGCCAGCGCCAACGTGACGATTCCCGCCGGGGTCTACGACGACCAGCGCTTTCCGATCCCGATCAACATCGTTGACGACAGCGTGATCGAAGACAACGAAACGGTGACGTTTCAGGTCCGATCGAATCCCACGCAGTACTCGCTGGCCTCCACCTCAGGATGCGGAACCGCGCCGAGCGCCGCGGGCACGTTGACCATCCTGGATAACGATGTCGACCTGCAGGTAACCAAAGCCTTGGCCGGCGGCGCCAATCCCACACCGCCAGCCGGCGGGGCTACGCAGTTTACGGTCACCTATCGCAACAACACGGCGCGCACGAGCGTGGCCGATACCACCAGCCACGACGTCACCGCGACCGTGCTGGATCCGGCTCCGGCCGGATTGAGCTTCGGCAACTGGAGCTGCCAGGGCGGAAACGGCGGCGCCTGCAATGCGTCCGGCGGCTCCGGCCCGATCAACACGACCGCCTTGTTGCCGGCCGGCTCCGGCGGCGCCGCGGGCGGATTCGTCACTTACACCATCAACGCGACCGTCGATGCGCAGCGCTGCGCCGCGATGACCAATTCCGCCAGCGCAGCGGTGACCGGCGCGTTGGCCGAAGGCGCTACGGCGCAGTCCGGCTTCGTTACGCCCGTGCCCGCAGGCATGGCCAACAACTCGGCCAATGCGTTGGTGGATCCCGCCTGCGTGGCCTTGTCGATGGTGAAATCCGAACTCGGCGATCTTGATGCTTATACGCCGGGGACGACTTCGACCTACACGCTGCATGCCTGCAACGCCGCGGGTTCGGATCCGGCCGACGGCGCCACGATCGGCGACAGCTTGCCGCCCGGCGTAAGCCTGGCGAGCGCCTGGACTTGCAGCGGTTCGGGCGGAGGAACCTGCCCCGCGAGCGGAGGCGCGGCCGGCGGCACAAGCGTTTCGGTCGCGGGCGTGGTGTTGCCGGCAGGCGCCTGCGTCGATGTTTCGATACCAGTGCGATTCAGCTCGGATCCTTCCGACTATGTGCCCTGA
- a CDS encoding LysR family transcriptional regulator produces MKSLLTLPQIRAFCALAQFRSFKAAAEYLGVSQPTVVNQIASIEESYRTKLFQRQRENNRLTDIGVALVAPSRAVLDHFREAEFILLSHTTAHTGELNIAAVNPMRTSKLIREFRMLYPHIKVNISFVASDKAQNLIDSEAVDVGFFVQNEKRPGQQTFHFYSYELMALLPRGHRLCEKPALTLADFSGQELLIRERGSLTRKMFLEGLAGAGVDPLIAYELSSRESVREAVAQGLGVSVVAEDEHTDHERIVTKKILGDALKANSSLVVPNKHLASPMVKTLIELVRAR; encoded by the coding sequence ATGAAGTCATTGCTCACCCTTCCGCAGATCCGCGCGTTTTGCGCCCTGGCGCAGTTCAGGAGCTTCAAGGCGGCGGCGGAGTACCTCGGCGTGTCGCAGCCGACGGTCGTCAATCAGATCGCCAGCATCGAAGAGTCGTACCGGACCAAGCTGTTCCAGCGTCAGCGCGAGAACAACCGCCTGACCGACATCGGCGTCGCGCTGGTGGCGCCTTCGCGCGCCGTCCTCGATCATTTTCGCGAGGCCGAGTTCATTCTGCTGTCGCACACCACGGCCCATACCGGCGAGCTCAACATCGCCGCGGTCAATCCGATGCGCACCTCCAAGCTGATCCGCGAGTTCCGGATGCTGTATCCGCACATCAAGGTGAACATCAGTTTCGTGGCATCCGACAAAGCCCAGAACCTGATCGACAGCGAAGCGGTCGATGTCGGGTTCTTCGTGCAGAACGAGAAGCGGCCCGGTCAACAGACGTTCCATTTCTACAGCTATGAGTTGATGGCCTTGCTGCCGCGCGGCCATCGGTTGTGCGAGAAGCCCGCGCTGACCCTCGCGGATTTCAGCGGGCAGGAACTGTTGATCCGCGAGCGCGGCTCATTGACCCGAAAGATGTTTCTGGAGGGCCTGGCCGGCGCGGGCGTCGATCCCTTGATCGCCTACGAGCTCAGCAGCCGCGAATCCGTGCGCGAAGCGGTCGCGCAAGGCTTGGGAGTATCGGTGGTGGCCGAGGACGAGCATACCGATCACGAGCGGATAGTGACCAAGAAGATCCTGGGCGACGCATTGAAAGCCAACAGCAGCCTGGTGGTGCCCAACAAGCACCTGGCTTCACCGATGGTCAAGACCTTGATCGAGCTGGTACGGGCGCGTTGA
- a CDS encoding S8 family serine peptidase — MSKFAGLKKSTLAMALAGSATLAAAAVGAIAMRDASPAWSAALGGTRLAAGGGSGAKSDQATPSPRTPYIVVYREEPLASYRGGVRGFAAPARLRSATGMSGGKLDVSSAAARSYVAHLQQAQRSHETRISSVVGRSLRVRQRLQHALNASIVDLSPAEAARVRKLPDVALVEPNRLYDLATDVGPALIGASVLWDALPGGFKGEGVVFNILDTGINFGSPSFAATDQKGYTHANPLGSGHYLGSCAPGGVDEGRCNDKLIGGYDFVCGPPVNACTGTTLREEPGFGDNDSHGSHTSSTAAGNFRTALFKGNEVRISGVAPHANIIMSDVCYYDVAGGRGSCPSTAMVSAVDQAVADGIVDVISFSISGGKDPWNESVSLAFLNANDAGIFVAAAAGNDGSGVGTVHHQEPWTASVAASTHTRGNYGLLLKIAGPAPVPEALSSALLTESSAGPRLNATLPNTTPVVLSPTWGTPNDGCAPFPANAFQGAIAVISRNSVNCTYSVRAQNAANAGARVALVVNYADSSFGTSGSASIPLLVTTQAIGDALNAFHAAHPGQVSGGIPYPPVPLPVTPDVLAGFSGRGPAGTFDLVKPDIAAPGVNILAAISGTAITGSENAVGLLSGTSMATPHLAGTAGLVRQMRPDWTPAEVKSALMMTAERKVWKEDGTTPADAFSMGAGRVQVDRAVRAGLVLDETKTGYLAANPAIGGKVSALNLPSLGDGDCYRSCTFERSFRNPTDATVMYRVKLEGLRGYTSAPVLRVPAGASRTLAVTIDSGNLRGDGSWHFGSVELVPIGMGGKASPALHLPVAVSVLPPSIAVTPQEIAVSLQAGSAGYASFSVGNDGGSPLRYLLDNTGVATRTHIDQRVEGGFGWESSIFSDRPGAAYLAADDFTLTEPTQIAKLYTPGFMASGKLASAASALTWSIYPDLNGNPAGDPETAPHAAAWTFSATPTAPGVTIGSPNQSVSLDLAAAGQNPTLPAGHYWLVVNATTSFANRWLWMLSTVDGDGSFRLRRAAPWGVRNDEPGMAYTMQVRNTCGTPWLGAVVDGATGSIQPGAGRNLRIRVDAAGLSPGQHIGYVCVASNDPLEPKVAARVRLTVTP, encoded by the coding sequence ATGTCGAAATTCGCAGGCTTGAAAAAAAGCACGCTCGCCATGGCGCTTGCCGGTTCGGCGACCTTGGCCGCCGCTGCGGTCGGTGCGATCGCAATGCGCGATGCATCGCCGGCCTGGTCGGCCGCGCTCGGCGGGACGCGGCTGGCCGCTGGCGGCGGGAGCGGCGCGAAGTCGGATCAGGCGACGCCCAGTCCGCGAACGCCTTACATCGTGGTCTATCGCGAAGAGCCGTTGGCGAGTTATCGCGGTGGCGTGCGCGGGTTCGCGGCGCCCGCGCGCCTGCGCTCGGCGACAGGCATGTCGGGTGGAAAGCTCGACGTCAGCAGCGCTGCGGCGCGCAGCTATGTCGCGCACCTGCAGCAGGCGCAGCGCTCGCATGAGACGCGTATTTCCTCGGTCGTGGGACGCAGCCTGCGCGTACGGCAACGCCTGCAGCATGCGCTCAACGCCTCGATAGTCGACCTCAGCCCGGCCGAGGCCGCGCGCGTGCGCAAGCTGCCCGACGTGGCCCTGGTCGAACCGAACCGGCTCTACGATCTGGCCACCGATGTCGGCCCGGCGCTGATCGGCGCATCCGTGCTGTGGGACGCGCTGCCAGGCGGATTCAAGGGCGAAGGCGTGGTGTTCAATATCCTCGACACCGGCATCAACTTCGGCAGCCCGTCGTTCGCCGCGACCGACCAGAAGGGCTATACCCATGCCAACCCGCTCGGGTCCGGGCATTACCTGGGCTCGTGCGCGCCCGGCGGCGTCGATGAGGGCCGCTGCAACGACAAGCTGATCGGCGGCTACGACTTCGTATGCGGGCCGCCGGTCAACGCATGCACCGGCACGACCCTTCGCGAGGAACCGGGCTTCGGCGACAACGATTCGCACGGCAGCCATACGTCCTCCACCGCCGCGGGCAACTTCCGCACCGCTTTGTTCAAGGGCAACGAGGTGCGCATCTCGGGGGTTGCGCCGCACGCCAACATCATCATGTCGGACGTGTGCTACTACGACGTCGCCGGCGGCCGCGGTTCGTGTCCGAGCACGGCGATGGTCTCCGCCGTGGACCAGGCGGTAGCCGACGGCATCGTCGATGTGATCAGTTTTTCGATCAGCGGCGGTAAAGACCCGTGGAACGAATCGGTTTCGCTCGCCTTCCTCAATGCCAACGATGCGGGCATCTTCGTCGCCGCGGCCGCCGGCAACGACGGGTCCGGTGTGGGCACGGTGCACCATCAGGAGCCTTGGACGGCGTCGGTTGCGGCGTCGACCCACACTCGAGGCAATTACGGGCTGTTGCTGAAGATCGCCGGCCCGGCGCCGGTGCCCGAAGCGCTATCTTCGGCCTTGCTGACCGAGAGCAGCGCCGGACCCCGTCTCAACGCGACATTGCCGAACACGACGCCGGTAGTGCTGAGTCCGACCTGGGGCACCCCGAACGATGGCTGCGCGCCGTTTCCCGCAAACGCTTTCCAGGGCGCGATCGCGGTGATCAGCCGCAACTCGGTCAACTGCACTTACTCGGTGCGCGCGCAGAACGCGGCGAACGCGGGTGCGCGCGTCGCGCTTGTCGTCAATTATGCCGACAGCAGTTTCGGTACCTCGGGCTCGGCAAGCATCCCGCTTTTGGTCACCACTCAGGCGATCGGCGATGCGCTGAACGCATTCCATGCCGCTCATCCGGGGCAGGTGAGCGGAGGGATTCCGTATCCGCCGGTGCCGCTGCCTGTTACGCCGGACGTGCTGGCGGGCTTCAGCGGTCGCGGCCCGGCCGGAACGTTCGATCTGGTCAAGCCCGACATCGCCGCGCCCGGCGTGAACATCCTGGCGGCGATCTCCGGGACCGCGATCACCGGTTCGGAGAATGCGGTCGGTCTGCTCAGCGGCACTTCCATGGCCACGCCTCATCTGGCCGGCACCGCGGGTCTGGTCCGGCAGATGCGGCCGGACTGGACGCCGGCGGAGGTGAAGTCGGCGCTGATGATGACCGCCGAGCGGAAAGTCTGGAAAGAAGACGGAACCACGCCGGCGGATGCCTTCAGCATGGGCGCCGGCCGTGTCCAGGTGGACCGGGCGGTGAGGGCGGGGCTGGTGCTCGACGAAACCAAGACGGGCTATCTGGCGGCCAATCCGGCAATCGGCGGCAAGGTGTCCGCGCTCAATCTGCCCTCTTTGGGCGACGGCGATTGCTATCGCAGTTGCACCTTCGAGCGCAGCTTCCGCAACCCGACCGATGCCACGGTGATGTATCGGGTAAAGCTGGAGGGCTTGCGCGGATATACCTCGGCGCCAGTGTTGCGAGTTCCTGCGGGCGCGAGCCGCACGCTGGCGGTCACCATAGACAGCGGCAATCTGCGCGGTGACGGCAGTTGGCACTTCGGTAGCGTGGAACTGGTTCCGATCGGAATGGGCGGCAAGGCATCGCCGGCGCTGCATCTGCCCGTGGCGGTGTCGGTGCTGCCGCCTTCGATCGCGGTGACGCCGCAGGAGATCGCCGTGAGCCTGCAAGCCGGCAGTGCCGGCTATGCCAGCTTCAGCGTGGGCAACGATGGCGGCTCGCCCTTGCGCTACCTGTTGGACAACACCGGCGTGGCCACCCGCACTCACATCGACCAGAGAGTGGAAGGCGGGTTCGGTTGGGAAAGCTCGATCTTCTCCGACCGCCCTGGCGCGGCCTACCTGGCGGCGGACGATTTCACTCTGACCGAGCCGACCCAGATCGCCAAGTTGTACACGCCGGGTTTCATGGCCAGCGGGAAACTGGCGAGCGCCGCCAGTGCGTTGACCTGGAGCATTTATCCCGATCTCAACGGCAATCCGGCCGGCGATCCGGAAACCGCGCCGCACGCCGCGGCCTGGACGTTCAGCGCCACGCCGACCGCTCCCGGGGTCACCATCGGCAGTCCTAATCAGAGCGTCTCGCTGGATCTGGCGGCGGCGGGGCAGAATCCCACTCTGCCCGCGGGCCATTACTGGCTGGTGGTGAACGCCACCACGAGCTTCGCCAACCGCTGGCTGTGGATGCTGTCGACGGTGGACGGCGACGGCAGTTTCCGCCTGCGCCGCGCGGCGCCTTGGGGCGTGCGCAACGATGAGCCCGGCATGGCCTACACGATGCAGGTGCGCAATACCTGCGGGACGCCGTGGTTGGGTGCGGTAGTGGACGGCGCTACGGGCAGCATCCAACCCGGTGCCGGCAGGAACCTGCGTATCCGGGTCGATGCCGCGGGGCTGTCCCCGGGCCAGCACATCGGCTATGTGTGTGTGGCCAGCAACGATCCGCTCGAGCCCAAGGTCGCTGCGCGGGTGCGTCTCACCGTGACGCCTTGA
- a CDS encoding helix-turn-helix transcriptional regulator, translated as MHMADRMRRARLKAKLSQQELAGKIGVQRSAVAQWEKTGGNLPSMHHLIDIALATGVTLEWLGTGRGPIKPDEETWTPAVQSLDYAQDETEYQCLQDLRRLPHRLRENVAGIIAILAKNYP; from the coding sequence ATGCATATGGCAGATCGGATGCGCCGTGCTCGGTTGAAAGCCAAGCTGTCGCAACAAGAACTGGCGGGTAAGATTGGCGTGCAACGCAGCGCGGTAGCGCAATGGGAAAAAACGGGCGGCAACCTGCCCTCGATGCATCACTTGATCGACATCGCGCTCGCGACCGGCGTGACGCTGGAGTGGCTGGGAACGGGCCGCGGGCCGATCAAGCCCGACGAAGAAACCTGGACGCCTGCGGTTCAGAGCCTCGACTACGCTCAAGACGAAACCGAGTATCAATGCCTGCAAGACTTAAGACGCCTTCCCCATCGACTGCGAGAAAATGTGGCCGGCATCATTGCCATCCTCGCGAAGAATTATCCCTAG